The stretch of DNA AGCGGCTCCACCTTCACCGGCTTCGCCTGGTTCGGCAACTACAACACCCGCCAGGACGGCCCCGGCCACACCTGGGACCTGCGCAACCAGTCGAACATCACCATCGACAACGTCTGGATCGAGCACAACGTGGTCGGCGTGTGGGGCTCCTCCAACGTGCAGAACTCCACCTTCACCAACATGCGGATCCGCGACACCATGGCCGACGGCATCAACCTCACCAACGGCAGCCAGGGCAACCTGATCTCCAACGACGAGGCCCGCTCGACCGGTGACGACAGCTTCGCGCTGTTCGCCGCCCAGGACCAGAACCCGGGCAGCAAGCTCATGAACAACACCATCCAGAACGTCACCGCGATCGCGCCCTGGCGCGCGGCCGGCGTGGCGATCTACGGCGGCGGTGGCAACACGATCCAGAACTTCACCGTCTCCGACACGCTCTGCTACTCGGGCCTGACCGTCTCCTCGCTCAACTTCGGCTTCGCCTTCGAGGGCTTCGAGTCCACCCCGCAGACCGTGATCCGCAACTTCTCGCTCGCCCGGGACGGCGGCCACTTCTGGGGCAGCCAGGTCTTCGGCGCCATCTGGGCCTTCTCGGCCACCCAGCCGTTCCAGGGCATCCGGGTCAGTGACGCGACCATCACCGACCCGACCTACAGCGGCATCATGTTCCAGACCGACTACTCCGGCTCCACCGCGCTCAACCCGGTGACCGACACGGTCTTCACCAACACCACCATCACCGGCGCCCACGCCACCAACGACGCCTACGGCACCGGCAAGTCCGGCTACGGCATCTGGGCCAACCCGATGCCCGAGCCCGGCCAGGGCCCGGCCGTCGGCTCCGTCACCTTCAACCACCTGGTCGAGAACAACAACGACACCGACATCAAGAACACCACCTCGACCTTCAACATCACCGTCAACCCGTAACCCGCCGCACCACGACGGCCCCCTCCGCGAAGCGGGCGGGGGCCGTCGCCGTCTGCGCGCGCTCAGCCGAACAGACCTCGCACCGCGTACGCCGCCTTGTGCGTCAAGCCACGGGCCAGCAGCCGGAGTTGACCGGCGGTGCACTTGCCGTTGTAGAGCACGAAGAAGTCGTACCGGTGCACGCCTGGCCGGTCGGCCACCGCCCGTGCGGCAGCGCGCACCTCCCGCAGCTGATCGACCGTCAGCTCAAGCGGCAGCTCGCGCGGTTGGTACGAGGCACCGATCGGATAGTCCTTGCCGGGGCGGTCCGACATCTCGACGTGGCAGCCCAGCACATGGCTGACCGGGTGCGCCTCGGCGAACTCCACCATCCGGTCCAGGGTCGCCACGAAGGCGGGGAAGTCGGCGGCGTAGAGCCGGCCCGGGTAGACCGTGTCACCGGTCAACAGCAGCCCGGTCCAGCGGTCGTAGCAGGTGATCGCGGCCTGGTGGTGACCCGGCGAGCCGAACACGTCGAGCACCCGGCCGCCCAGGTCGAAGCCCACCGTCTGCCCGGGCCAGTCCGTGAAGCCGAAAAACTCCTGCGCCGCCTCGGCCTCCCGGGCCACCACGGTGGTCCGCGGCCGGTCGGCGAACTGGCCGTCGGCGGCCACGTGGTCGCCGTGCCCGTGGGTGTGGGCGATCACCAACTCGTAGCCCTCGCGCGGGTGCTCGGCCAGCCACCGGTCGATCAGCCCGTCCACGGTGGCCCGCAGCGGGAAGCGCTCCGGATCGGCCGTCGCGCCGGTGTCCAGCAGCAGCGCGCGCTCGTTCCCGAACAGCAGGAAGAGGAACGGGGCTTCGAAGCTCACCGTCTTGCTCTGCCGGAGCAGGTAGGTGTGCTCGTCGTACGCGTGCACCTGGATCAGCGCCTCGCCGCCGCTCTTCGGCGAGCGGAGGCCGTGCTGCCACCGCACGGCGAGATCACCGACCACCGGCGCTCCGGTCACGTAGTCCAGCTCGGTGCCGTGCTGCTGAGTATCCATCAGTTCTCCCCCTGATCGCCTTGATCATTAATGTCCGCCTGCGGCGAAGCCGCCATGAAGTACCGCACCACCCGGCGCCCGTCCGCCGACTCCCCGGCCTGCGCTGCCTGCTCGGCTTCCCGGGCCAGGTACGGCTCCAGGGCGCGGTGCCAGGCCGCCTTGATCTCGGCCGCCTCGGCGGCCGTCACCCGCACGGTGGCCGCCATACCCCGCGCGGTCTCCCGCCACGGCACCGGCTCCGCCGGCGCCCGCTCCACCCAATCCAGCACCCGCGCGAACTCCCGTTCCACCACGGCCCGGCTCAGCTCCCGGGTGACGGCCGGATCGACCTCCTCGGCCGCCCCGAGCCCGATCTGCCGATCGGCCACCCGCCAGAGCCGCTCCCGCCTGTCCTGCCCCGGCCCCGCGTCCTCCACGAAGCCGTACTTGGCCAACTGCCGCAGGTGGAACGAGCAACTGGCCTGCGACACCCCGATCGCCCGCCCGCACTGCGCCGCCGTCGCCACCCCCATCCCACCGAGTGCCTCGATCAGATCGAGTCGGACGGGATGGGCCAGCGCCCTGATCGCCTTCGGATCGCTCAACCTCATGTATCAAAGACTACTTTGGCTTTCGCAGATGTCAACGCTTTCTTTGACATCTGCCCGGACATCGCCTCGCACAGCGCCTCGACGACCACCCCCAAGGCCGAGTCGGAGACCGATCGGCACGGACTGGCGACCCCCGCGCGCCCGTGCCTAGCCTGGGAGGGAAGGACGTTGGACCATGCCCGGCACACCCGACCCCCGCCGCTCACGGCCGCGAGCCCGTCCGCCCGAGCTCCCGGCAGCGGGTGGGGTACGCCGCTTCTGGGCCACCCTGCGCCGCCCGGCCGTCACGGCCGGGCGCCGGATCCGCACCCGCTGGCTGCTGAGCCGGGGCACCGTCCACGCCAAGCACTGGTGGCCGCCGCTCGGCAGCGTCATCGGCACCGCCGTCACCTGGCTGTTCGCGCTGGCCCTGCTCTTCTGGTTCCTCCGCGCGCTGGCCGGGGTCTTCGGCCTCCAGTCGCTCAGCCACCCCTGGGGGCTCGACCCGGACCACAGCTGCGCCAAGGATTCCTACTCCTGCGGCGTGGCCAACAGCGTCGTGCTCCCCGTGCTCACCGCCGCCCTGGCCAGCGCCGTCTTCCTCACCCTCGCGATGCGCTCGGTGCGCCGCTACTACACCCGCCGGGCCCGCCACGAGCCCCGCGCGCTGGTGGAGTCGGCCGGCAGCTTCATGGGCCGGGTGGTCGGCCGCGACCAGCTCTGCACCGCCCTGATGGACAACCTCCGCGACGCCCGGGCCCGCCGCCCGCACGTGGTGGTCGGCGCGATCGGCACCGGCAAGACCGCGCTGGTGGTCCGTCTCACCGGCATGCTCGCGCGCAAGGGCGCCTTCCCGGTGCCGATCCGGCTGCGCGACGCCCAGCAGGAGCTGGACTTCGGCAAGCTCGCCTTCGAGCACTTCTCCCGCATCGTCGAGCCCCGCACCCACTCCCTGGCCGAGACCGACCGGATCTGGCGCCGGCTCCGCCGCCAGGACAAGATCGTCGTGCTGGCCGACGGCCTGGAGGAGGCACTCAGCGGCCCCGACCGCACGGCCGACCGCGACAACGTCATCCGCAAGGCGATCCGCAAGGCCGGAGAGGCCCGGCTGCCCCTGGTGATCACCTCCCGGCCGCACGACCCGCTGCGCGCGATGG from Kitasatospora sp. MMS16-BH015 encodes:
- a CDS encoding MBL fold metallo-hydrolase; translated protein: MDTQQHGTELDYVTGAPVVGDLAVRWQHGLRSPKSGGEALIQVHAYDEHTYLLRQSKTVSFEAPFLFLLFGNERALLLDTGATADPERFPLRATVDGLIDRWLAEHPREGYELVIAHTHGHGDHVAADGQFADRPRTTVVAREAEAAQEFFGFTDWPGQTVGFDLGGRVLDVFGSPGHHQAAITCYDRWTGLLLTGDTVYPGRLYAADFPAFVATLDRMVEFAEAHPVSHVLGCHVEMSDRPGKDYPIGASYQPRELPLELTVDQLREVRAAARAVADRPGVHRYDFFVLYNGKCTAGQLRLLARGLTHKAAYAVRGLFG
- a CDS encoding helix-turn-helix transcriptional regulator, which codes for MRLSDPKAIRALAHPVRLDLIEALGGMGVATAAQCGRAIGVSQASCSFHLRQLAKYGFVEDAGPGQDRRERLWRVADRQIGLGAAEEVDPAVTRELSRAVVEREFARVLDWVERAPAEPVPWRETARGMAATVRVTAAEAAEIKAAWHRALEPYLAREAEQAAQAGESADGRRVVRYFMAASPQADINDQGDQGEN